One Amycolatopsis thermophila DNA segment encodes these proteins:
- a CDS encoding sugar ABC transporter substrate-binding protein, protein MKRKITALLTAAAAAVAMTACTTGSSGSSGSAPGGGNQAFGDSAQLFDANQKAHDVMKGKRVAFVPILYKGYNLTQNWGASMQRAFDNLGAQFQVYDANFDPDKMVKIVNDLISRKEADVLILHNTDVGVLTKQIEDARKAGIYTIVVNMMSSQLGDAFIGVDVVHAAQDITKRAIADCDQRGGAKRLAIIDGPGNDAASLQWSKGVHDVADPAGYEVVATAHTQWQNAAAQQAAASITQQQKDNLCAYMVTYDLNSVAVGDAVSEAAAHGVIRPNSIGVYTMAADTLWCDALRAGKVTASVAYDVQGVGAAAVVTAQQLIQTGVAPGSTHSVAYVSHAVVDRSNVDNTTIACYKGQ, encoded by the coding sequence ATGAAGAGGAAGATCACCGCCCTGCTGACCGCGGCCGCCGCGGCCGTCGCGATGACGGCGTGCACCACCGGCAGCAGCGGTTCGTCCGGGAGCGCGCCGGGCGGCGGCAACCAGGCCTTCGGTGACAGCGCCCAGCTCTTCGACGCGAACCAGAAGGCGCACGACGTCATGAAGGGAAAGCGGGTCGCGTTCGTGCCGATCCTGTACAAGGGCTACAACCTGACGCAGAACTGGGGCGCGTCGATGCAGCGCGCGTTCGACAACCTCGGCGCGCAGTTCCAGGTCTACGACGCCAACTTCGACCCCGACAAGATGGTCAAGATCGTCAACGACCTGATCTCGCGGAAGGAAGCCGACGTCCTGATCCTGCACAACACCGACGTCGGCGTGCTCACCAAGCAGATCGAGGACGCGCGCAAGGCGGGCATCTACACCATCGTCGTCAACATGATGTCCAGCCAGCTCGGTGACGCGTTCATCGGCGTCGACGTGGTGCACGCGGCGCAGGACATCACCAAGCGGGCCATCGCCGACTGCGACCAGCGCGGCGGTGCCAAGCGCCTGGCGATCATCGACGGCCCGGGCAACGACGCGGCGTCGCTGCAGTGGTCCAAGGGCGTGCACGACGTGGCCGACCCGGCCGGCTACGAGGTGGTCGCCACCGCCCACACCCAGTGGCAGAACGCGGCCGCGCAACAGGCGGCGGCGTCGATCACGCAGCAGCAGAAGGACAACCTGTGCGCCTACATGGTGACCTACGACCTCAACTCGGTGGCCGTCGGTGACGCCGTGTCCGAGGCGGCGGCCCACGGCGTGATCCGGCCGAACTCCATCGGCGTCTACACGATGGCCGCCGACACGCTGTGGTGCGACGCGCTGCGGGCGGGCAAGGTGACCGCCTCGGTCGCCTACGACGTCCAGGGCGTCGGCGCGGCGGCGGTCGTGACGGCGCAGCAGCTGATCCAGACCGGTGTGGCGCCCGGCAGCACGCACAGCGTCGCCTACGTCTCGCACGCGGTGGTGGACCGCTCGAACGTCGACAACACGACCATCGCCTGCTACAAGGGCCAGTGA
- a CDS encoding MaoC family dehydratase — MPGLYFEEFEPGAVIEHATRRTVTEADNVLFSTLTLNLAPLHLDAEYSKNTIFGQRLVNSLFILGLVSGVTVPDTTQGTTLGNLGFQEVKFPNPVFHGDTIRARTEIVSKRESRSRGDSGIVVFRHLGINQRDEIVCDATRVGLMLKRSAADQAATAAS; from the coding sequence ATGCCCGGCCTGTATTTCGAGGAGTTCGAGCCCGGCGCGGTGATCGAGCACGCGACCCGGCGGACGGTCACCGAGGCGGACAACGTGCTGTTCAGCACGCTGACGCTGAACCTCGCCCCGCTGCACCTCGACGCGGAGTACAGCAAGAACACCATCTTCGGCCAGCGGCTGGTCAACAGCCTGTTCATCCTGGGCCTGGTCTCCGGCGTCACGGTTCCGGACACCACGCAGGGCACGACGCTGGGCAACCTCGGCTTCCAGGAGGTCAAGTTCCCGAACCCGGTGTTCCACGGCGACACCATCCGCGCCCGCACCGAGATCGTGAGCAAGCGCGAGTCCCGCAGCCGCGGCGACTCCGGCATCGTCGTCTTCCGGCACCTGGGCATCAACCAGCGTGACGAGATCGTCTGCGACGCCACCCGCGTCGGCCTGATGCTCAAGCGGTCGGCCGCGGATCAGGCCGCCACCGCCGCGTCGTGA
- a CDS encoding alpha/beta hydrolase, translated as MTTVDGVPARLLEFQRTLKVRDGETVRDLLASFDGYTNADGPRVAAVTRGVPVREIAGWRVTADVYLPFGDPPFPTLLFLHGGAWVLGAPASHRRLAADLAALGLLTVVLDYRRAPRHRFPAAVEDTVHALGWVREHAAGLGGDPARVLVGGDSAGANLAAAALASGHGAGVAAALLCYGIYDVHRALPVLADLLGGAEADTQQYLEPADARRLTDDPRLHPERYCADFPPSLVLAGEDDPLFGESVAIADRLAEAAVPHRFVPVPGAPHGFLQLPTHPGHRRGLRAVAGFLREHVER; from the coding sequence GTGACCACGGTGGACGGCGTGCCGGCGCGCCTGCTGGAGTTCCAGCGCACGCTCAAGGTGCGCGACGGGGAAACGGTCCGTGACCTGCTGGCGTCCTTCGACGGCTACACCAACGCCGACGGGCCCCGGGTCGCGGCCGTCACGCGCGGCGTTCCCGTGCGGGAGATCGCCGGCTGGCGGGTGACCGCCGACGTGTACCTGCCGTTCGGGGATCCGCCGTTTCCCACGCTGCTGTTCCTGCACGGCGGCGCGTGGGTGCTCGGCGCGCCGGCCAGTCACCGCAGGCTGGCGGCCGATCTCGCCGCGCTGGGCCTGCTCACCGTCGTCCTCGACTACCGGCGTGCGCCGCGGCACCGGTTCCCGGCGGCGGTGGAGGACACTGTGCACGCCCTGGGCTGGGTGCGTGAACACGCCGCCGGTCTCGGCGGCGATCCGGCGCGGGTGCTCGTCGGGGGCGATTCCGCGGGGGCGAACCTGGCCGCCGCCGCACTGGCGTCCGGGCACGGGGCGGGGGTCGCGGCGGCCCTGCTGTGCTACGGCATCTACGACGTCCACCGCGCGCTGCCCGTGCTGGCCGACCTCCTCGGCGGTGCCGAGGCGGACACGCAGCAGTACCTGGAACCGGCCGACGCGCGGCGGCTGACCGACGATCCGCGCCTGCACCCCGAGCGGTACTGCGCGGATTTCCCGCCCTCGCTGGTGCTGGCCGGGGAGGACGATCCGCTCTTCGGCGAGTCGGTCGCGATCGCGGACCGGCTGGCCGAGGCCGCCGTCCCGCACCGGTTCGTCCCGGTGCCGGGCGCGCCCCACGGGTTCCTGCAGCTGCCCACCCACCCCGGGCACCGTCGCGGGCTGCGCGCCGTCGCCGGCTTCCTCCGGGAGCACGTCGAGCGGTGA
- a CDS encoding ABC transporter permease, with amino-acid sequence MKIKSRSGVDAFALTGQGRAARFAPLRTLSDLFGKRWMEGAVPLTLAVVLSIIVWGTTPVGGVDVPLILDEATEKGLLAIGLTVVLVGGGIDLSVGSIVGLASLGAMVASRAWNWPMALVVPATIVAGAALGAVNGFLIARLKMRPFITTLVTLVAFGGAAAALQSSYSFELGMPKDDLVWDFLGEGTVAGIPTGWFIFLVVLVVVHVGLTRSRWGWWVMAVGSDRRSARRNGIPVDRVTFCVYLLSGALAGTAGLLTAARLGRTDADVGQGWELVALTAVVLGGVSLKGGRGSVLRATVGILVVGVILQATVALGLEGSYYTAILAAVLLLFAILDLKWGKYRERTAEKLKIDPGRITLGPLVDVTEPGTVWTINNRLTDAPTIGLGKIEGAEDCAVDPAGNLYCGDRRGWIWRFSGPDHAEGEIFARTGGLPLGHAWDREGRLVVAVGGMGVYRIHPDGEPELVANKVRRSRLSLLDDSGLRAVDDLDVAPDGSLYVSDFSARYNAAEYMVELVESRPNGRVVRVDPDGGTEVVASNLVFPNGMCTAHDGQSVLIASTTLCRVDRLWIAGPKQGQLEPVLENLPGHPDNINRASDGNYWMAFVSMRTPMSDLLVKYPAFRRRMTQEVPLDSWVVPQLNVSCVLKFDERGQVLKVLWDSTLANYPMVTSINERDGRLYLCGVNNNRVGRLTLDPEDVGPIDPAAVPGTAGAGRPLAEVER; translated from the coding sequence ATGAAGATCAAATCCCGCTCGGGCGTGGACGCGTTCGCGCTCACCGGACAGGGCCGCGCCGCCCGGTTCGCGCCGCTGCGCACCCTGTCCGACCTGTTCGGAAAGCGCTGGATGGAGGGCGCTGTCCCGCTGACCCTGGCCGTGGTGCTCAGCATCATCGTGTGGGGTACCACGCCCGTGGGCGGGGTGGACGTCCCGCTCATCCTCGACGAGGCGACGGAGAAGGGGCTGCTCGCCATCGGGCTCACCGTCGTGCTCGTGGGCGGCGGGATCGACCTGTCGGTCGGCTCGATCGTCGGCCTCGCCTCCCTGGGCGCGATGGTCGCGTCGCGGGCCTGGAACTGGCCGATGGCGCTGGTGGTGCCCGCGACGATCGTGGCCGGGGCCGCGCTGGGCGCGGTGAACGGGTTCCTGATCGCCCGGCTCAAGATGCGGCCGTTCATCACCACCCTGGTGACACTGGTGGCCTTCGGCGGTGCGGCGGCGGCGCTGCAGAGCTCCTACAGCTTCGAGCTCGGCATGCCCAAGGACGACCTCGTGTGGGACTTCCTGGGCGAGGGCACGGTGGCCGGCATCCCGACCGGGTGGTTCATCTTCCTCGTCGTGCTGGTCGTCGTCCACGTGGGACTGACCCGGTCGCGCTGGGGCTGGTGGGTCATGGCGGTCGGCTCCGACCGGCGCTCCGCCCGCCGCAACGGCATCCCGGTGGACCGGGTCACGTTCTGCGTCTACCTCCTGTCCGGGGCGCTCGCCGGCACGGCCGGGCTGCTCACCGCCGCCCGGCTGGGCCGGACCGACGCCGACGTCGGGCAGGGCTGGGAACTGGTGGCGCTGACCGCGGTCGTGCTCGGCGGGGTCAGCCTCAAGGGCGGCCGCGGCTCGGTGCTGCGGGCGACCGTCGGCATCCTCGTCGTCGGCGTCATCCTGCAGGCCACCGTGGCGCTGGGGCTCGAAGGCTCCTACTACACCGCGATCCTCGCGGCGGTGCTGCTGCTGTTCGCGATCCTCGACCTGAAGTGGGGCAAGTACCGCGAGCGCACCGCGGAGAAACTCAAGATCGACCCGGGGCGGATCACGCTGGGACCGCTGGTGGACGTCACCGAGCCGGGCACCGTGTGGACGATCAACAACCGCCTCACGGACGCGCCGACCATCGGTCTGGGCAAGATCGAGGGCGCCGAGGACTGCGCGGTGGACCCCGCCGGCAACCTCTACTGCGGTGACCGCCGCGGCTGGATCTGGCGGTTCTCCGGCCCGGACCACGCCGAAGGCGAGATCTTCGCCCGCACCGGCGGGCTTCCGCTCGGCCACGCGTGGGACCGCGAAGGCCGCCTCGTGGTGGCGGTCGGCGGGATGGGCGTCTACCGGATCCACCCGGACGGCGAGCCGGAACTGGTCGCCAACAAGGTCCGCCGGAGCCGCCTGTCGCTGCTGGACGATTCGGGTCTGCGGGCGGTCGACGACCTCGACGTGGCCCCGGACGGCTCCCTGTACGTGTCGGACTTCTCGGCCCGGTACAACGCCGCCGAGTACATGGTCGAACTGGTGGAGTCCCGGCCGAACGGGCGCGTCGTGCGCGTCGACCCGGACGGCGGCACCGAGGTGGTCGCTTCCAACCTGGTGTTCCCCAACGGGATGTGCACCGCCCACGACGGTCAGTCGGTGCTGATCGCCAGCACCACGCTGTGCCGGGTGGACCGGCTGTGGATCGCCGGCCCGAAGCAGGGACAGCTCGAGCCGGTGCTGGAGAACCTGCCCGGCCACCCGGACAACATCAACCGGGCCTCCGACGGCAACTACTGGATGGCCTTCGTGTCGATGCGCACCCCGATGTCGGACCTGCTGGTGAAGTACCCCGCGTTCCGGCGCCGGATGACGCAGGAGGTGCCGCTGGACAGCTGGGTGGTCCCGCAGCTCAACGTGTCGTGCGTGCTGAAGTTCGACGAGCGCGGACAGGTGCTGAAGGTCCTGTGGGACTCGACGCTGGCGAACTACCCGATGGTCACCTCGATCAACGAGCGCGACGGCCGGCTGTACCTGTGCGGGGTCAACAACAACCGGGTCGGCCGCCTCACGCTCGACCCCGAGGACGTCGGTCCGATCGACCCGGCCGCGGTGCCCGGCACGGCCGGTGCCGGCCGGCCACTGGCGGAGGTGGAGCGGTGA
- a CDS encoding AMP-binding protein: protein MTEDTGTAYAWVPGAAERERSRLLAAMRRWGYDSVEELHRASVEDPEWFWRAVVEDLGVAFDEPFERVRDDSEGKPFPRWFPGGRVNAAELCAHRHAVGERAGKTAVVYEGDSGQRRSLTYAQLSQQVRRFAANLARLGVRAGDRVVLYVPVVPESVVAFLGIAMIGAVAVPAFTGYGAEALATRLRDSEAVLLVTADGTTRRGKRVPLKEVADEALESAPSVRHVVVVRHLGHGVEMRAGRDVYWDELEADPEPVGTAATESNDPLAIVYTSGTTGKPKGIVHSHAGLAVKAAVDFAYGFDVHDDDVVSWITDMGWLVGPLLIMGPLQLGATIVMIEGVPVHPHPGRMWDIVERNGVTVQGIAPTAARAIMASGDGSFADLGTLRSFVSTGEAWDEPTWWWLFKEVGLSTRPIINYSGGTEVGGGLLVGYPFLPMKPASFNGPLPGVDAAVLDADGAPVVGEVGELTVRNTFPGMTHAFWRDRDRYLETYWSRWDGVWLHGDLASVDGDGTWRIHGRSDDTIKLSGRRVGPAEIETALLKDSRIAEAAVIGVPDQRRGQRAVAFVVLRERAVDQADLEATALRNAGRSFAPVLHVVPTLPKTKNGKIMRRAIRARHLGEPVGDLSSLDPATPLTDIPVSAEQEDHR from the coding sequence GTGACCGAAGACACGGGCACCGCGTACGCGTGGGTGCCCGGCGCGGCGGAACGCGAGCGCAGCCGCCTCCTGGCGGCGATGCGGCGCTGGGGATACGACAGCGTCGAGGAGTTGCACCGGGCGTCGGTCGAGGACCCCGAGTGGTTCTGGCGCGCCGTGGTCGAGGATCTCGGCGTCGCCTTCGACGAGCCGTTCGAGCGGGTCCGCGACGACAGCGAGGGCAAGCCCTTCCCGCGCTGGTTCCCCGGCGGCCGGGTCAACGCCGCGGAGCTGTGCGCGCACCGCCACGCGGTGGGCGAGCGGGCCGGCAAGACCGCCGTGGTCTACGAGGGTGACAGCGGGCAGCGACGCTCGCTGACCTACGCCCAGCTGTCCCAGCAGGTGCGCCGGTTCGCCGCCAACCTGGCGCGTCTCGGCGTCCGGGCGGGCGACCGGGTGGTGCTGTACGTGCCGGTCGTGCCGGAGTCGGTGGTGGCGTTCCTGGGCATCGCGATGATCGGCGCGGTGGCCGTTCCGGCCTTCACCGGTTACGGCGCCGAGGCGCTGGCCACGCGCCTGCGGGACTCCGAGGCGGTTCTCCTGGTCACCGCCGACGGCACCACCCGGCGCGGCAAGCGCGTGCCGCTGAAGGAGGTCGCCGACGAGGCGCTGGAATCGGCGCCCTCGGTCCGGCACGTGGTGGTGGTCCGCCACCTCGGGCACGGCGTGGAGATGCGTGCCGGGCGCGACGTCTACTGGGACGAGCTCGAGGCCGATCCGGAGCCGGTCGGCACGGCCGCCACGGAGTCCAACGACCCGCTCGCGATCGTCTACACCTCCGGCACCACCGGCAAGCCGAAGGGCATCGTGCACTCCCACGCCGGCCTGGCGGTGAAGGCCGCGGTCGACTTCGCCTACGGCTTCGACGTGCACGACGACGACGTGGTCTCCTGGATCACCGACATGGGGTGGCTCGTCGGCCCGCTGCTCATCATGGGGCCGCTCCAGCTCGGGGCCACGATCGTGATGATCGAGGGCGTGCCGGTCCACCCGCACCCCGGCCGGATGTGGGACATCGTCGAGCGAAACGGCGTCACCGTGCAGGGCATCGCGCCCACCGCCGCACGGGCGATCATGGCGAGCGGCGACGGGTCCTTCGCCGATCTGGGCACGTTGCGCTCCTTCGTGTCCACCGGGGAGGCATGGGACGAGCCGACCTGGTGGTGGTTGTTCAAGGAGGTCGGGCTGTCCACCCGCCCGATCATCAACTACAGCGGCGGTACCGAGGTCGGCGGCGGGCTGCTCGTCGGCTACCCGTTCCTGCCGATGAAACCGGCCTCGTTCAACGGGCCGCTGCCGGGCGTCGACGCGGCCGTCCTGGACGCCGACGGCGCCCCGGTGGTGGGTGAGGTCGGGGAGCTGACCGTGCGCAACACGTTCCCCGGTATGACGCACGCCTTCTGGCGCGATCGCGACCGGTACCTGGAGACCTACTGGAGCCGCTGGGACGGCGTCTGGCTGCACGGAGATCTGGCCAGTGTGGACGGTGATGGCACCTGGCGCATCCACGGCCGCTCCGACGACACGATCAAGCTCTCCGGACGGCGGGTCGGCCCGGCGGAGATCGAGACGGCGTTGCTGAAGGACAGCCGCATCGCCGAGGCGGCGGTCATCGGCGTGCCGGACCAGCGGCGCGGCCAGCGGGCCGTCGCGTTCGTGGTGCTGCGCGAGCGCGCCGTCGACCAGGCCGATCTGGAGGCGACCGCGCTGCGCAACGCGGGCCGCTCCTTCGCGCCCGTGCTGCACGTCGTGCCGACGCTGCCGAAGACCAAGAACGGCAAGATCATGCGCCGCGCCATCCGGGCCCGGCACCTGGGCGAGCCGGTGGGCGACCTGTCCTCGCTCGACCCGGCCACGCCGCTGACCGACATCCCCGTTTCCGCCGAGCAGGAGGACCACCGATGA
- a CDS encoding ABC transporter permease, translating into MAVAAADARPGLSLRDRLARAEQGFFVLVITVVLCVAGALTTEGFLTGGNFASLLRLSAAFGILAIGLAIVILGKGIDLSVAGVALGCAQATLAFMSGGMSEWQAILLMAGLALVIGVVNGLLVAYLEVPALFATLATGLLTIGGVDIFLLDQNFYALPPGSAISALSNGSVLGVPRPVLIAAAVFLLAWLFVTFTAPGRLIRAMGDNFATARSTGAPVRPLQMLTYVLSALLALLAGYVTVSIQGSVQTTVTSFDPLLFTALTVTVIGGVSLSGGRGTILGVLAGALFVGVLNNLLILHGLSTAMQDLVRGGVLIAAIALDAWLHPRDEETAKTDEL; encoded by the coding sequence ATGGCAGTGGCTGCGGCGGACGCGAGGCCCGGCCTGTCCCTCCGTGACCGGCTCGCCCGCGCCGAACAGGGGTTCTTCGTCCTCGTCATCACGGTGGTGCTGTGCGTGGCCGGCGCGCTGACCACCGAGGGTTTCCTCACCGGTGGCAACTTCGCGAGCCTGCTGCGGTTGTCGGCCGCGTTCGGGATCCTGGCGATCGGCCTGGCCATCGTGATCCTCGGCAAGGGCATCGACCTGTCGGTCGCCGGCGTCGCACTCGGGTGCGCGCAGGCCACGCTGGCGTTCATGTCCGGCGGTATGTCGGAATGGCAGGCGATCCTGCTGATGGCCGGGCTCGCGCTGGTGATCGGCGTGGTCAACGGTCTCCTGGTCGCCTACCTCGAGGTGCCCGCGCTGTTCGCGACGCTGGCCACGGGCCTGCTGACGATCGGCGGCGTCGACATCTTCCTGCTGGACCAGAACTTCTACGCGCTGCCACCGGGATCGGCGATCTCCGCGCTCAGCAACGGTTCGGTTCTGGGCGTGCCCCGGCCGGTGCTGATCGCCGCGGCCGTCTTCCTGCTCGCGTGGTTGTTCGTGACCTTCACCGCGCCGGGCCGCCTGATCCGCGCGATGGGGGACAACTTCGCCACCGCGCGCTCGACGGGCGCGCCCGTCCGGCCGCTCCAGATGCTCACCTACGTGCTCTCCGCGCTGCTGGCCCTGCTGGCCGGGTACGTGACGGTGTCCATCCAGGGCAGTGTCCAGACCACGGTCACCTCGTTCGACCCGCTGTTGTTCACCGCGCTCACCGTGACCGTGATCGGTGGCGTTTCGCTGTCCGGCGGGCGGGGCACGATCCTCGGCGTCCTGGCCGGCGCGTTGTTCGTGGGCGTGCTCAACAACCTGCTGATCCTGCACGGCCTGAGCACCGCCATGCAGGACCTGGTCCGCGGCGGCGTGCTGATCGCCGCGATCGCGCTCGACGCCTGGCTGCACCCGCGGGACGAGGAGACCGCGAAGACCGACGAACTGTGA
- a CDS encoding zinc-dependent alcohol dehydrogenase produces the protein MTTARAAVQVADRRYEIQEFPLPRIGPDEALLRVDACGMCGSDVEQYDGGFTALGVAYPLIPGHEPVGTIAEIGAEAARRWRVRVGDRVAVEPVLGCGSCRACLTGNYRRCVSSRHGAAINAYGYLPTSAGPGLWGGYAEYLYLDPRTVLHKLDPDLPLELAALYQPMAAGLRWFAFDSGLRAGDTVVVLGCGQRGLAGVVAAREAGAGRIIVTGLARDAHKLELARRLGADVTVVADTEDTVAAVAEATGGEGADVVVDVTAVATQPIVDAVEIAKPGATVVLAGVKGSGATVSGLAPDRIVTKELTVKGLWSQDIRAFEPALRLIESRRYPLELLHTHTFGLEQVPLAVETLAGRVPGEDAVHVMIAPGA, from the coding sequence ATGACCACGGCGCGGGCCGCGGTCCAGGTGGCCGACCGCCGCTACGAGATCCAGGAGTTCCCCCTGCCGCGGATCGGCCCGGACGAGGCGCTGCTGCGGGTCGACGCCTGCGGCATGTGCGGCAGCGACGTCGAGCAGTACGACGGCGGGTTCACCGCGCTCGGTGTCGCCTACCCTCTGATACCCGGCCACGAACCGGTCGGGACGATCGCCGAGATCGGGGCCGAGGCGGCGCGGCGCTGGCGGGTGCGGGTGGGCGACCGGGTGGCGGTCGAACCGGTCCTGGGCTGCGGTTCCTGCCGCGCCTGCCTGACCGGGAACTACCGCCGCTGCGTCAGTTCGCGCCACGGCGCCGCGATCAACGCCTACGGCTACCTGCCGACGAGCGCCGGACCGGGCCTGTGGGGCGGCTACGCGGAGTACCTGTACCTCGATCCGCGGACCGTGCTGCACAAGCTGGACCCGGACCTCCCGCTCGAGCTGGCCGCGCTCTACCAGCCGATGGCCGCCGGCCTGCGGTGGTTCGCGTTCGACTCCGGCCTCCGGGCCGGGGACACGGTCGTGGTCCTGGGCTGCGGGCAGCGCGGCCTGGCCGGCGTGGTCGCCGCACGGGAGGCCGGGGCGGGCCGCATCATCGTGACCGGGCTCGCCCGGGACGCGCACAAACTCGAGCTCGCCCGCAGGCTCGGTGCGGACGTCACCGTCGTCGCCGACACCGAGGACACCGTCGCCGCGGTCGCCGAGGCGACCGGGGGCGAGGGGGCGGACGTCGTCGTGGACGTGACCGCGGTGGCGACCCAGCCGATCGTGGACGCCGTCGAGATCGCCAAGCCTGGCGCGACGGTCGTGCTGGCGGGGGTGAAGGGGTCGGGCGCGACAGTGAGCGGGCTGGCCCCGGATCGGATCGTGACGAAGGAGCTGACCGTGAAGGGCCTGTGGTCACAGGACATCCGCGCGTTCGAGCCCGCGCTGCGGCTGATCGAGTCGCGGCGGTACCCGCTGGAGTTGCTGCACACGCACACGTTCGGCCTGGAGCAGGTGCCGCTGGCCGTCGAGACCCTCGCCGGCCGCGTGCCCGGGGAGGACGCCGTGCACGTGATGATCGCGCCGGGCGCGTGA
- a CDS encoding acyl-CoA dehydrogenase family protein has protein sequence MTAEESSVDIVRKATRELARKFDNDYWLEKDRKHEYPWEFVKTFAEGGWLGAMIPEEYGGIGLGLTEAGVMMSEIAASGAGMSGGSAIHFYVFPPAPIVRHGSEEMKREWLPKLARGEILMAFGVTEPTAGVDTSRIKTKATKIDGGWVVNGQKVWITNAQNAHKILLLARTSPRREDKPLHGMTLFFTDLNRERITVREIEKLGRAAIDSNELFIDNLEVGDDEVVGEVDKGFYYLLDGLNPERTVVGLEGVGLGRAALELATKYANDRVVFDRPIGKNQAVAHPLADAWIRLEAAELMCMKAAELFDAHQPCGPESAAAKFLGAEAGWQACDRALSTHGGFGYAKEYHIERLWREVRLLRNAPFSQEMVLNYISTQVLGLPRAY, from the coding sequence ATGACCGCGGAAGAGAGCAGCGTCGACATCGTCCGGAAGGCCACGCGTGAGCTGGCGCGGAAGTTCGACAACGACTACTGGCTGGAGAAGGACCGCAAGCACGAGTACCCGTGGGAGTTCGTCAAGACCTTCGCCGAAGGCGGCTGGCTGGGCGCGATGATCCCCGAGGAGTACGGCGGGATCGGGCTCGGGCTGACCGAGGCCGGCGTGATGATGTCCGAGATCGCCGCGTCCGGCGCCGGCATGAGCGGCGGCTCGGCGATCCACTTCTACGTCTTCCCGCCGGCGCCCATCGTGCGGCACGGCTCGGAGGAGATGAAGCGGGAGTGGCTGCCGAAGCTCGCCAGGGGTGAGATCCTGATGGCCTTCGGTGTCACCGAGCCGACCGCCGGGGTGGACACCTCGCGCATCAAGACCAAGGCCACCAAGATCGACGGTGGCTGGGTGGTCAACGGCCAGAAGGTGTGGATCACCAACGCGCAGAACGCGCACAAGATCCTGCTGCTGGCCCGCACCTCGCCGCGCCGCGAGGACAAGCCGCTGCACGGGATGACCCTGTTCTTCACCGACCTGAACCGCGAGCGGATCACCGTGCGGGAGATCGAGAAGCTCGGCCGTGCCGCGATCGACTCCAACGAGCTGTTCATCGACAACCTCGAGGTCGGCGACGACGAGGTGGTCGGCGAGGTCGACAAGGGCTTCTACTACCTGCTCGACGGCCTGAACCCGGAGCGCACGGTGGTCGGGCTCGAGGGCGTCGGGCTCGGCCGGGCGGCGCTGGAGCTGGCCACCAAGTACGCCAACGACCGCGTGGTGTTCGACCGGCCCATCGGCAAGAACCAGGCGGTGGCGCACCCGCTGGCCGACGCGTGGATCCGGCTGGAGGCGGCCGAACTGATGTGCATGAAGGCGGCCGAGCTGTTCGACGCGCACCAGCCCTGCGGCCCCGAGTCGGCGGCGGCGAAGTTCCTCGGCGCGGAGGCGGGCTGGCAGGCGTGCGACCGGGCGCTGTCCACGCACGGCGGCTTCGGGTACGCGAAGGAGTACCACATCGAGCGGCTGTGGCGGGAGGTGCGGTTGCTGCGCAACGCGCCGTTCTCGCAGGAGATGGTGCTGAACTACATCTCGACGCAGGTCCTCGGCCTGCCGAGGGCCTACTGA